One part of the Quercus lobata isolate SW786 chromosome 7, ValleyOak3.0 Primary Assembly, whole genome shotgun sequence genome encodes these proteins:
- the LOC115953182 gene encoding TPD1 protein homolog 1-like codes for MATFIKFLCVLFVLSFVGKGNCQCTLSQVTIKQSKTGEVVQQKPVWSVTINNGCLCSQSDLKLSCNGFQTVKPVDPSVLSKSGNECLVNNGVPVAPSSSLSFTYAWDTSFSFQPLSSQINCS; via the exons aTGGCTACTTTCATCAAATTTCTTTGTGTACTTTTCGTCCTCAGTTTCGTTGGCAAAG GAAATTGTCAATGCACCCTAAGCCAAGTAACCATCAAACAATCTAAAACTGGAGAAGTAGTGCAACAAAAGCCAGTGTGGAGTGTGACAATCAACAATGGCTGCCTATGTTCCCAATCAGATTTGAAATTGTCCTGCAATGGTTTTCAGACAGTGAAACCTGTTGACCCTTCGGTATTGTCTAAGTCAGGCAACGAATGTCTAGTTAACAATGGTGTCCCAGTTGCACCATCTTCTTCACTTAGCTTCACCTATGCTTGGGACACTTCATTTTCATTCCAGCCACTTTCTTCCCAAATTAATTGTTCTTGA